One window from the genome of Choloepus didactylus isolate mChoDid1 chromosome 2, mChoDid1.pri, whole genome shotgun sequence encodes:
- the KCNA2 gene encoding potassium voltage-gated channel subfamily A member 2 yields MTVATGDPADEAAALPGHPQDSYDPEADHECCERVVINISGLRFETQLKTLAQFPETLLGDPKKRMRYFDPLRNEYFFDRNRPSFDAILYYYQSGGRLRRPVNVPLDIFSEEIRFYELGEEAMEMFREDEGYIKEEERPLPENEFQRQVWLLFEYPESSGPARIIAIVSVMVILISIVSFCLETLPIFRDENEDMHGGGVTFHTYSNSTIGYQQSTSFTDPFFIVETLCIIWFSFEFLVRFFACPSKAGFFTNIMNIIDIVAIIPYFITLGTELAEKPEDAQQGQQAMSLAILRVIRLVRVFRIFKLSRHSKGLQILGQTLKASMRELGLLIFFLFIGVILFSSAVYFAEADERDSQFPSIPDAFWWAVVSMTTVGYGDMVPTTIGGKIVGSLCAIAGVLTIALPVPVIVSNFNYFYHRETEGEEQAQYLQVTSCPKIPSSPDLKKSRSASTISKSDYMEIQEGVNNSNEDFREENLKTANCTLANTNYVNITKMLTDV; encoded by the coding sequence ATGACAGTGGCCACTGGAGACCCAGCGGATGAGGCTGCTGCCCTCCCAGGGCACCCACAGGACAGCTATGACCCAGAGGCAGACCACGAGTGCTGCGAGAGGGTGGTGATCAACATCTCGGGCCTGCGGTTCGAGACCCAGCTGAAGACGTTGGCCCAGTTTCCAGAGACCCTCTTAGGGGACCCAAAGAAACGGATGAGGTACTTTGACCCACTCCGAAATGAGTACTTTTTCGATAGGAACCGCCCAAGCTTTGATGCCATTTTGTACTACTACCAATCCGGGGGCCGGCTGAGGCGACCCGTGAATGTGCCCTTAGATATATTCTCTGAAGAGATTCGGTTTTATGAGCTGGGAGAAGAAGCAATGGAGATGTTTCGGGAAGACGAAGGCTACATCAAGGAAGAAGAGCGTCCTCTGCCAGAGAATGAGTTTCAGAGACAGGTGTGGCTTCTCTTTGAATACCCAGAGAGCTCAGGTCCTGCCAGGATTATAGCCATCGTGTCTGTCATGGTGATCTTGATCTCGATCGTCAGCTTTTGTCTTGAAACGTTGCCCATATTCCGGGATGAGAATGAAGACATGCATGGTGGCGGGGTGACCTTCCACACCTATTCCAACAGCACCATCGGGTACCAGCAGTCCACTTCCTTCACTGACCCTTTCTTCATCGTAGAGACCCTCTGCATCATCTGGTTCTCCTTTGAGTTTTTGGTGAGGTTCTTTGCCTGTCCTAGCAAAGCCGGCTTCTTCACCAACATCATGAATATCATTGACATTGTGGCCATCATCCCCTACTTCATCACCCTGGGGACAGAGCTGGCTGAGAAACCAGAAGATGCCCAGCAGGGCCAGCAGGCCATGTCGCTGGCCATCCTCCGTGTCATCCGGTTGGTAAGAGTCTTTAGGATTTTCAAGTTGTCCAGACACTCCAAAGGTCTCCAGATCCTAGGTCAGACCCTCAAAGCCAGCATGAGAGAATTAGGCCTCCTGATATTCTTCCTGTTCATTGGGGTCATCCTTTTCTCTAGTGCTGTCTATTTTGCAGAGGCCGACGAGCGAGATTCCCAGTTCCCCAGCATCCCAGATGCCTTCTGGTGGGCAGTTGTCTCCATGACAACCGTAGGCTATGGAGACATGGTTCCCACTACCATTGGGGGAAAGATTGTGGGTTCCCTGTGTGCAATTGCAGGTGTGCTGACCATTGCCTTACCAGTTCCCGTCATAGTGTCCAATTTCAACTACTTCTACCACCgggagacagagggagaagaACAGGCCCAGTACTTGCAAGTGACGAGCTGTCCAAAGATCCCATCTTCCCCTGACCTAAAGAAAAGTAGAAGTGCCTCAACTATTAGTAAGTCTGATTACATGGAGATCCAGGAAGGGGTAAACAATAGTAATGAGGACTTTAGAGAGGAAAACTTGAAAACAGCCAACTGCACCTTGGCTAACACAAACTATGTAAATATTACCAAAATGTTAACTGATGTCTGA